One Massilia sp. 9096 genomic window carries:
- a CDS encoding flagellar hook protein FlgE, with the protein MSFQQGLSGLNGAAKSLDVIGNNIANSSTVGFKGSTTEFADVYARSLNGAGGNQAGIGVSVAGIAQQFTQGNIETSQNPLDIAINGAGFFRVQASGLTEYSRNGQFSLDKNGYLVNAQGANLTGYSVAPSGQILAGAPSPLQINTADLKPVATTKVDTQMNLDSRATVPTEYPFNASNPLTYNKQTPVNVYDTLGNPHVLSLYYVKTDAGKWDVYAGSDGTEMTNVNAAAAGQTDPATVSARATWTAATKASPLDPNAVSAALADYAGKASNAVVAAATAAGADADTINAIKTAAASAGNTPGYTPDQVDKDIAAAVKVPAVPVGHLNFDSNGALSATLMAPQTLPLSVNLPIYPSTGSQNTLAVKIGFAGTTQYGADTSEKATTQDGYTAGHLQRFSAGQDGVILGQYSNGQSKPLGQIVLANFTNPNGLEPLGNNVWAETSASGTPLVGTPNTGSLGELQSSAVENSNVDMTAELVNMITAQRVYQANAQTIKTQDQVLQTLVNLR; encoded by the coding sequence ATGTCTTTCCAACAAGGCCTGAGCGGCTTGAACGGCGCGGCGAAATCGCTGGACGTCATCGGTAACAACATCGCCAACTCGAGCACGGTCGGCTTCAAGGGTTCGACCACCGAATTCGCCGACGTCTACGCGCGTTCGCTGAACGGCGCCGGCGGCAACCAGGCGGGTATCGGCGTGAGCGTCGCCGGGATCGCCCAGCAATTCACCCAGGGCAATATCGAGACCTCGCAGAACCCGCTCGACATCGCCATCAACGGCGCCGGTTTCTTCCGCGTGCAGGCCTCGGGCCTGACCGAATACAGCCGCAACGGCCAGTTTTCGCTCGACAAGAACGGCTACCTGGTGAACGCCCAGGGCGCCAACCTGACCGGCTACTCGGTCGCCCCGTCGGGCCAGATCCTGGCCGGTGCGCCGAGCCCGCTGCAGATCAACACCGCCGACCTCAAGCCGGTCGCCACCACCAAGGTCGACACCCAGATGAACCTGGACTCGCGCGCGACCGTGCCGACCGAATACCCGTTCAACGCCAGCAACCCGCTGACTTACAACAAGCAGACCCCGGTCAACGTGTATGACACGCTGGGCAACCCGCACGTGCTGTCGCTGTATTACGTCAAGACCGACGCCGGCAAATGGGACGTGTATGCGGGCTCGGACGGCACCGAGATGACCAACGTCAACGCGGCCGCCGCCGGCCAGACCGACCCGGCCACCGTGTCGGCGCGCGCCACCTGGACCGCCGCCACCAAGGCGTCGCCGCTCGATCCCAATGCCGTATCCGCCGCGCTGGCCGACTATGCCGGCAAGGCGTCCAACGCCGTGGTCGCCGCCGCCACCGCGGCCGGCGCCGATGCCGACACCATCAACGCGATCAAGACCGCCGCCGCCAGCGCCGGCAACACGCCCGGCTACACCCCGGACCAGGTCGACAAGGACATCGCCGCCGCCGTCAAGGTGCCCGCGGTCCCGGTCGGCCACCTGAACTTCGACTCGAACGGCGCGCTGTCGGCGACGCTGATGGCCCCGCAGACCCTGCCGCTGTCGGTCAACCTGCCGATCTACCCGTCGACCGGCTCGCAGAACACGCTGGCGGTCAAGATCGGCTTCGCCGGCACCACCCAGTACGGCGCCGACACCAGCGAAAAGGCGACCACCCAGGACGGCTACACCGCCGGCCACCTGCAGCGCTTCTCGGCCGGCCAGGACGGCGTCATCCTCGGCCAGTACAGCAACGGCCAGAGCAAGCCGCTGGGCCAGATCGTGCTGGCCAACTTCACCAATCCAAACGGCCTCGAGCCGCTCGGCAACAACGTCTGGGCCGAGACCTCGGCCTCGGGCACGCCGCTGGTCGGCACGCCGAACACCGGCAGCCTGGGCGAGCTGCAATCGTCGGCGGTGGAGAACTCGAACGTCGACATGACGGCCGAACTGGTGAACATGATCACGGCGCAGCGCGTGTACCAGGCCAACGCCCAGACCATCAAGACCCAGGACCAGGTGCTGCAGACACTGGTCAACCTGCGCTGA
- a CDS encoding flagellar hook assembly protein FlgD, which translates to MSVTSTGSSATSINDLMSTMNAKAAGSSGASSGTDSVKADTDKFMTLLVTQLQNQDPLNPMDNSQMTSQLAQLQTVTGINTLNTTLNSLTSSYQTSEAMQATNLIGHGVLVGGNSVALTGSKGVLGVSLGSDADDVKIAINDAGGNTVDTIDLGKQKAGTLPLVWNGVPDATKVDSSGKPVTLPDGNYTFAVTATSAGQSLTDATGLAYDSVGSVSTSATDGVKLYLASKGVTTLSDVKQVL; encoded by the coding sequence ATGTCCGTCACCTCCACCGGTTCTTCCGCTACCTCCATCAACGACCTGATGTCGACCATGAACGCCAAGGCGGCCGGCTCGTCCGGCGCCTCCAGCGGCACCGACAGCGTCAAGGCCGACACCGACAAGTTCATGACGCTGCTGGTCACGCAGCTGCAGAACCAGGACCCGCTCAATCCGATGGACAACTCGCAGATGACCAGCCAGCTGGCCCAGCTGCAGACCGTCACCGGCATCAACACCCTGAACACCACGCTCAACTCGCTCACCTCCAGCTACCAGACTTCGGAAGCGATGCAGGCGACCAATCTGATCGGCCACGGCGTGCTGGTGGGCGGCAACAGCGTCGCGCTCACGGGCAGCAAGGGCGTCCTTGGCGTCAGCCTCGGCAGCGATGCCGACGACGTCAAGATCGCCATCAACGATGCCGGCGGCAATACGGTCGACACCATCGACCTGGGCAAGCAGAAGGCCGGCACGCTGCCGCTGGTGTGGAACGGCGTCCCCGATGCGACCAAGGTCGACAGCAGCGGCAAGCCGGTGACCCTGCCGGACGGCAACTACACCTTCGCCGTGACCGCCACCTCGGCCGGCCAGTCGCTGACGGATGCGACCGGCCTGGCCTACGACAGCGTGGGCAGCGTCAGCACCAGCGCCACCGATGGCGTAAAACTCTACCTGGCCAGCAAGGGTGTGACCACGCTGTCCGACGTCAAGCAAGTTCTTTAA
- the flgC gene encoding flagellar basal body rod protein FlgC codes for MSLFNVFNVAGSAMTAQSMRLNTTASNLANADSATSASGEAYRAKQVVFEATPLDQSNTGVKVREVVEDPSPLKQVYDPKNPLADDKGYVSMPNVNVVDEMVNMLSASRAYQNNVETMNAAKTMLLKTLTLGQ; via the coding sequence ATGTCGCTGTTTAACGTCTTCAACGTGGCGGGTTCCGCCATGACGGCGCAGTCGATGCGCCTGAACACCACCGCCAGCAACCTGGCCAACGCCGACAGCGCGACCAGCGCCAGCGGCGAAGCCTACCGTGCCAAGCAGGTCGTGTTCGAAGCGACCCCGCTCGACCAGTCCAACACCGGCGTCAAGGTGCGCGAAGTGGTCGAGGATCCATCCCCGCTCAAGCAGGTGTACGACCCGAAAAATCCGCTGGCCGACGACAAGGGCTATGTCTCGATGCCCAACGTGAACGTGGTCGACGAGATGGTCAACATGCTGTCGGCCTCGCGCGCCTACCAGAACAATGTCGAAACCATGAACGCGGCCAAAACCATGCTGCTGAAAACCCTGACCCTCGGCCAGTAA
- the flgB gene encoding flagellar basal body rod protein FlgB produces MIGKLDGYLRFNELALSLRSQRQELLASNIANADTPNYKARDIDFSNALQGAMARASQPNGQLATTAAAHIANGPLDGKTLPDGTPVLYRTVTQGAVDGNTVEMDTERSQFADNGLRYEAGITMINQQIRNMLNAVQGGQ; encoded by the coding sequence ATGATCGGCAAACTCGACGGCTACCTGCGCTTCAACGAGCTGGCATTGAGCCTGCGTTCGCAGCGCCAGGAATTGCTGGCGTCGAACATCGCCAACGCGGATACGCCTAATTACAAGGCGCGCGACATCGATTTTTCGAATGCCCTGCAAGGCGCCATGGCGCGCGCCAGCCAGCCGAACGGCCAGCTGGCCACGACCGCGGCGGCGCACATCGCCAACGGTCCGCTCGACGGCAAGACCCTGCCGGACGGCACCCCGGTGCTGTACCGCACGGTGACCCAGGGCGCGGTCGACGGCAACACGGTCGAGATGGACACCGAACGCAGCCAGTTCGCCGACAACGGCCTGCGCTATGAAGCCGGCATCACGATGATCAACCAGCAGATCCGCAACATGCTCAACGCGGTCCAGGGAGGCCAGTAA
- the flgA gene encoding flagellar basal body P-ring formation chaperone FlgA yields MSTIRKLAATLLCCASLAGSLAFAQTAAAPAGAAAAGRQNVNALRATVEQFLQTETAGLPGEVKIKVGAIDARTALAACPAPEAFLQPGARAWGKTTVGVRCTAPSSWTIFVQAQVSVQAEYVAAALPLAQGQQIEQAQLVLVKGDIAAMPNGIVTDVGQAVGRMPTVSLAAGTPLRLETLRSKPVVQQGQAVRLVSNGSGFSVSGEGRAVNNAGDGQVVQVRTPSGSVISGTAHVGGMVEVAF; encoded by the coding sequence ATGAGCACAATTCGCAAGCTCGCCGCCACCCTGCTCTGCTGCGCTTCGCTGGCCGGCAGCCTGGCATTCGCCCAGACCGCGGCCGCCCCTGCTGGCGCTGCCGCTGCCGGACGCCAGAACGTGAACGCCCTGCGCGCGACCGTCGAGCAATTCCTGCAGACCGAGACAGCGGGCCTGCCGGGCGAGGTCAAGATCAAGGTCGGCGCGATCGATGCGCGCACCGCGCTGGCCGCCTGCCCCGCGCCGGAAGCCTTTCTGCAGCCGGGCGCGCGCGCCTGGGGCAAGACCACGGTCGGCGTGCGCTGCACCGCGCCCAGCAGCTGGACCATCTTCGTGCAGGCGCAAGTGAGCGTGCAGGCCGAGTACGTGGCGGCGGCGCTGCCGCTGGCGCAGGGCCAGCAGATCGAACAGGCCCAGCTGGTGCTGGTGAAAGGCGACATCGCCGCGATGCCTAACGGAATCGTCACCGACGTCGGCCAGGCGGTCGGCCGCATGCCGACGGTGTCGCTGGCCGCCGGCACCCCGCTGCGCCTGGAAACGCTGCGCAGCAAGCCGGTGGTGCAGCAGGGCCAGGCGGTGCGCCTGGTGTCGAACGGCAGCGGATTTTCGGTCTCGGGCGAAGGCCGCGCGGTCAACAACGCCGGCGACGGCCAGGTGGTGCAGGTGCGCACGCCTTCGGGGAGCGTGATCAGCGGCACGGCGCACGTGGGCGGCATGGTGGAGGTCGCCTTCTGA
- the flgM gene encoding flagellar biosynthesis anti-sigma factor FlgM has translation MKINDTLKNASVPATNTPATNAKSSDAAAATAATPAATDTVRLSSQGKALAASGTNQVFDSKKVERIKAAIADGQFQVNSEKVADGLLDTVRGLLHSRQR, from the coding sequence GTGAAAATCAACGATACACTCAAGAACGCGAGCGTGCCGGCCACGAATACGCCGGCGACGAATGCGAAAAGCAGCGACGCGGCGGCTGCAACCGCGGCGACGCCGGCGGCGACCGATACCGTGCGCCTGTCGTCGCAGGGCAAGGCCCTGGCGGCAAGCGGTACTAATCAAGTGTTCGACAGCAAAAAGGTCGAACGCATCAAGGCGGCCATCGCCGATGGCCAATTTCAAGTGAACTCGGAGAAAGTGGCAGACGGCTTGCTCGATACAGTGCGCGGCCTGCTGCATTCCCGCCAACGATAA
- a CDS encoding flagella synthesis protein FlgN — translation MAIASPGATLRDEQQLIASIVELMKTEQQLLVSADADGLSSLTPKKLQLAQQAAGLSRMRHKALGAAGFTAGEAGMAPWLAAGGNGDLRAQWDQLLELTRQAKELNRVNGMLVNKQLAHTQGALNALRGEQGGAGSVYGPGGQASGFGASRRYVVG, via the coding sequence ATGGCCATTGCATCCCCCGGCGCAACCTTGCGCGACGAACAGCAATTGATCGCTTCCATCGTGGAGCTGATGAAGACCGAGCAGCAGCTCCTGGTCAGTGCGGATGCCGATGGCTTATCAAGCCTGACCCCGAAGAAACTCCAACTCGCGCAGCAAGCCGCCGGCTTGTCGCGCATGCGCCACAAAGCGCTGGGCGCGGCCGGCTTCACCGCTGGCGAAGCCGGTATGGCGCCCTGGCTGGCGGCCGGCGGCAACGGCGACCTGCGCGCGCAATGGGATCAGCTGCTCGAGCTGACGCGCCAGGCCAAGGAACTCAACCGCGTCAACGGCATGCTGGTCAACAAGCAGCTGGCCCACACCCAGGGTGCGCTCAACGCCTTGCGCGGCGAACAGGGCGGCGCCGGCAGCGTCTACGGCCCCGGCGGCCAGGCCTCGGGCTTCGGCGCGTCGCGCCGCTACGTGGTCGGCTGA
- a CDS encoding MFS transporter, translating to MPTLDNKHDKPAIVPFTGYQKFVAGLLAFLQFAVILDFMVMSPLGAVIMPSLGISPARFGIVVSAYAFSAGLSGLLAAGFADRFDRKKLLLFFYGGFICGTLWCGLARSFEAMLAARIVTGVFGGVIGSVLLAIATDLFAPNLRGRVMGIIQTAFAASQVMGIPVALYLSNHFNWHAPFFLIVGIGAIGGVVLAWRLQPVDAHLKGQARSNALQHLVATVTDRRHLPALATTCLLATGGFMLMPFSSVFTVNNLGIGLDRLPTIYLITGLCTIFVGPLIGKLADRFGKMPVFYFGTAVTIVMVMTYTHLPAVPLPVVIVVNVVMFLGIFSRMIPYQALAASVPEQHMRGSFNAISSSLQQLSGGLAAVIAGHLVSTGADGKLQGFPHVGYVVVGTTIVAAFLVTQVNKELQGRLAAAA from the coding sequence ATGCCAACCCTCGATAACAAACACGATAAACCTGCCATCGTTCCCTTTACCGGCTACCAGAAGTTCGTCGCCGGCCTGCTTGCCTTTCTGCAGTTCGCCGTCATCCTCGACTTCATGGTGATGTCGCCGCTCGGCGCCGTGATCATGCCGTCCCTCGGCATTTCGCCGGCGCGCTTCGGCATCGTGGTGTCGGCTTACGCATTCAGTGCTGGCCTGTCCGGCTTGCTGGCAGCAGGGTTTGCCGATCGCTTCGACCGCAAGAAACTGCTGCTGTTCTTCTATGGTGGTTTTATTTGCGGCACGCTGTGGTGCGGCCTGGCGCGCTCATTCGAAGCGATGCTGGCAGCGCGCATCGTCACCGGCGTCTTTGGCGGCGTGATCGGCTCCGTGCTGCTGGCCATTGCTACCGACCTATTTGCGCCAAACTTGCGCGGGCGCGTGATGGGCATCATCCAGACCGCGTTTGCCGCAAGCCAGGTGATGGGCATCCCGGTCGCGCTCTACTTGTCGAACCATTTCAACTGGCATGCGCCGTTCTTCCTCATCGTCGGTATCGGCGCCATTGGCGGCGTGGTGCTGGCCTGGCGCCTGCAACCGGTCGACGCTCACCTGAAAGGGCAGGCACGCTCGAACGCGTTGCAACACCTGGTCGCCACCGTGACCGACCGGCGCCACCTGCCAGCGCTGGCCACGACCTGTTTGCTGGCCACCGGCGGCTTCATGCTAATGCCATTCAGCAGCGTTTTCACCGTCAACAACCTTGGTATCGGGCTGGACCGCTTGCCGACGATTTATCTGATCACGGGCCTGTGCACGATTTTCGTGGGTCCGCTGATCGGCAAGCTGGCCGATCGATTCGGCAAGATGCCTGTCTTTTATTTCGGCACCGCGGTGACGATCGTGATGGTGATGACATACACGCACCTCCCGGCCGTGCCTTTGCCGGTCGTCATCGTCGTGAATGTCGTGATGTTTCTCGGAATTTTCTCACGCATGATCCCTTACCAGGCCTTGGCAGCTTCGGTTCCCGAGCAGCATATGCGAGGCTCATTCAATGCCATCAGCTCGTCGCTGCAGCAATTGTCCGGCGGCTTGGCTGCAGTCATCGCCGGTCACCTCGTCAGCACGGGTGCGGACGGCAAGCTGCAAGGCTTTCCGCATGTCGGCTACGTGGTCGTCGGTACCACCATCGTAGCTGCGTTCCTGGTCACGCAAGTGAACAAGGAACTCCAAGGGCGCCTCGCTGCGGCGGCATGA
- a CDS encoding HAD family hydrolase: MTHQIAPKAVLFDIDGTLIDSNDAHTRAWVQTLQRHGRAVSYEQIRHLIGKGSDKVFAELLGIESDSALAKQITKDRVQLLLSDFIPNLAPTPGARLLVQRMRSEGLRLVIASSSGEELPALLAQAGLADLLDTAVSPDEAKESKPDGDIIEVALRKAGVQANEAVMVGDTPYDIAAAKEAGVKCIAVRCGGYWDDAALSDAAAIFDDPAALLRQWADSPLAG, from the coding sequence ATGACTCATCAAATCGCGCCAAAAGCTGTTTTGTTTGATATCGACGGCACGCTCATCGACAGCAATGACGCGCATACGCGAGCATGGGTGCAAACCCTTCAGCGACATGGCCGCGCCGTTAGCTACGAGCAGATCAGGCATTTGATCGGCAAGGGTTCGGACAAGGTTTTTGCCGAGCTACTTGGCATCGAATCCGACTCAGCTCTCGCGAAACAGATTACAAAAGACCGCGTGCAGTTGTTACTGAGCGATTTCATCCCGAATCTCGCCCCTACACCCGGCGCCCGACTGTTGGTGCAACGCATGAGGTCCGAAGGCCTACGTCTGGTCATCGCTTCATCGAGTGGAGAAGAGCTACCGGCGTTACTCGCGCAGGCCGGCTTGGCCGATTTGCTCGACACGGCGGTCTCGCCTGACGAGGCAAAGGAGTCCAAACCCGACGGTGACATTATCGAAGTTGCCTTACGCAAGGCTGGCGTGCAAGCCAACGAGGCTGTGATGGTGGGCGACACGCCCTACGACATCGCGGCAGCCAAGGAAGCCGGGGTCAAATGCATTGCGGTGCGCTGCGGCGGGTACTGGGACGATGCAGCCCTGTCCGACGCAGCCGCCATTTTTGATGATCCGGCAGCATTATTGCGTCAGTGGGCCGACTCGCCGCTGGCTGGCTGA
- the motD gene encoding flagellar motor protein MotD — protein sequence MARRRPFQEDAENHERWLISYADFITLLFAFFVVMYAVSVVNVGKYTVLSEALGDAFGGHGAAQQRNFAVEVGALPLSGIVAHRRAEAAKRDRERLDLLARKLNDSLLPLIKNGKVRVTQNGRGVTIDINASVLFDEGQAALAGNARDTLAAVADVLKDDPHAIEVEGHTDTTPIANPAFPSNWELSAVRASTVVRLFAQNGVLEKRLAAVGRGANGPIASNDDPEGRARNRRVAVTILAGAPE from the coding sequence ATGGCGCGCCGCCGGCCGTTCCAGGAAGACGCTGAAAACCACGAGCGCTGGCTGATCTCCTACGCCGACTTCATCACGTTGCTGTTCGCGTTTTTCGTGGTGATGTATGCGGTCTCGGTGGTCAACGTCGGCAAGTATACGGTGCTGTCGGAAGCGCTCGGCGATGCCTTCGGCGGCCATGGGGCGGCGCAGCAGCGCAATTTTGCGGTCGAAGTCGGCGCACTGCCGCTGTCCGGCATCGTCGCGCATCGACGCGCGGAAGCGGCCAAACGCGACCGCGAACGTCTCGACCTGCTGGCGCGCAAGCTGAACGATTCGCTGCTGCCCCTGATCAAGAACGGCAAGGTGCGCGTGACGCAGAACGGGCGTGGCGTGACCATCGACATCAATGCCAGCGTGCTGTTCGACGAAGGCCAGGCCGCGCTGGCCGGCAATGCGCGCGACACCCTGGCGGCCGTCGCCGACGTGCTCAAGGACGACCCGCACGCGATCGAGGTCGAAGGCCACACCGACACCACGCCGATCGCCAATCCGGCGTTTCCCTCCAACTGGGAGCTCTCGGCGGTGCGCGCCAGCACCGTGGTGCGCCTGTTCGCGCAGAACGGCGTGCTTGAAAAACGACTGGCCGCGGTCGGGCGCGGCGCCAACGGGCCGATCGCATCCAACGACGACCCGGAAGGGCGCGCACGCAACCGGCGCGTCGCCGTGACGATACTTGCAGGCGCTCCGGAGTAG
- a CDS encoding flagellar motor protein codes for MDLASLLGLALALAGIAIGHALDGGKFSSLVQPAAFAIVVVGTLGATLLQTQRKAFVRGLRMLGWVFRTPRDRRPQLAREIHLWSLSARRDGLLSLEQYMAKADPFIQKGLRLVVDGIHPDKLKSLLDTEINGYELRERQGARIWEAAAGYAPTVGILGAVLGLIHVMENLSDPSRLGAGIAVAFVSTIYGVGLANLFFYPVANKIKGIVAERVAEYEIIGDVFHDIASGDYTRVIEERVACLLTDR; via the coding sequence ATGGACCTAGCCAGCCTGCTCGGGCTGGCGCTGGCCCTGGCCGGCATCGCCATCGGCCACGCGCTGGACGGCGGCAAGTTCTCGTCGCTGGTGCAGCCGGCCGCGTTCGCCATCGTCGTGGTCGGCACGCTCGGCGCGACGCTGCTGCAGACCCAGCGCAAGGCCTTCGTGCGCGGCCTGCGCATGCTGGGCTGGGTGTTCCGCACCCCGCGCGACCGCCGCCCGCAGCTGGCGCGCGAGATCCACCTGTGGAGCCTGTCGGCGCGGCGCGACGGCCTGCTCTCGCTCGAACAATACATGGCGAAAGCCGATCCCTTCATCCAGAAGGGCTTGCGGCTGGTGGTCGACGGCATCCATCCCGACAAGCTCAAGAGCCTGCTCGACACCGAGATCAACGGCTACGAATTGCGCGAACGCCAAGGCGCGCGCATCTGGGAAGCCGCCGCCGGCTATGCGCCGACGGTCGGCATCCTGGGCGCGGTGCTGGGCCTGATCCACGTGATGGAAAACCTGAGCGACCCGTCGCGCCTGGGCGCCGGCATCGCGGTGGCGTTCGTGTCGACCATTTATGGCGTCGGCCTGGCCAACCTGTTCTTCTACCCGGTCGCCAACAAGATCAAGGGCATCGTCGCCGAGCGCGTGGCCGAGTACGAAATCATCGGCGACGTGTTCCACGACATCGCCAGCGGCGACTACACGCGGGTGATCGAAGAGCGCGTGGCCTGCCTGCTGACGGACCGTTGA
- a CDS encoding RNA polymerase sigma factor FliA: MYTAKGKADKNSLLTDHMPLVKRLAHQMKAKLPASVEVDDLMQAGMIGLLDAINRYEENHGAQFETYAVLRIRGAMLDELRSSDWMPRSTRQNMRKVESAMHELTQQLGRPPSESEVAKALKLSLSDYQEMLGDSGGHQLLYYEDFHDADGEGGSDSFLDRYAQDDEDPLKALLETDFRQAVIDAIDALPAREKMLMGLYYEEELNLKEIGAVMGVSESRVSQLHTQAVARMRAYLKELAWT, translated from the coding sequence ATGTACACGGCCAAAGGGAAAGCGGACAAGAATTCTTTGCTGACGGATCACATGCCGTTGGTGAAGCGTCTCGCCCACCAGATGAAGGCGAAGCTGCCGGCGTCGGTCGAGGTCGACGACCTGATGCAGGCCGGCATGATCGGCCTGCTCGACGCGATCAACCGCTACGAGGAAAACCACGGCGCCCAGTTCGAGACCTATGCCGTGCTGCGCATCCGCGGCGCCATGCTGGACGAACTGCGCAGCAGCGACTGGATGCCGCGCTCGACGCGCCAGAACATGCGCAAGGTGGAAAGCGCGATGCACGAACTGACCCAGCAGCTTGGCCGTCCGCCGAGCGAATCCGAAGTCGCCAAGGCCCTCAAACTGTCGCTGTCCGACTACCAGGAGATGCTGGGCGACTCCGGCGGCCACCAGCTGCTGTATTACGAAGACTTCCACGACGCCGACGGCGAGGGCGGCAGCGACAGCTTCCTCGACCGCTATGCGCAGGATGACGAGGATCCGCTCAAGGCCCTGTTGGAGACCGACTTCCGCCAGGCCGTGATCGACGCCATCGACGCGCTGCCGGCGCGCGAGAAGATGCTGATGGGCCTGTACTACGAGGAAGAGCTGAACCTGAAGGAAATCGGCGCCGTCATGGGCGTGTCCGAATCGCGTGTCTCGCAGCTGCACACCCAGGCGGTCGCGCGCATGCGTGCCTACCTGAAGGAGCTGGCATGGACCTAG
- a CDS encoding antiactivator of flagellar biosynthesis FleN protein: MASFDFDQAEGLRRMLSGPKPRIVTFLSATASDDKGAMLVNLGASLAQSGNDVMIVDACERGYGVAQRLGVDRGPTLLQVARQECALNQVIHPVPQGFSVTTMTRGAYPCTGAEEARRLAKTFDVLVKQAGSIVMVDGEFSEDGSFPVPIMASSEIVVQVSTSAASITNAYALIKRLSQHLGRRPFGILVTGATEAEAKVVYDNMSSAATRYLAVTLTSMGSVPADEYLHRAARLGRAVVDAFPLAGASVAFRQLAGRFARSNVAVHGRAA; this comes from the coding sequence TTGGCTAGTTTTGACTTCGATCAGGCCGAAGGCCTGCGCCGGATGCTGTCCGGCCCCAAGCCGCGCATCGTCACCTTCCTGTCCGCCACGGCGTCCGACGACAAGGGCGCGATGCTGGTCAACCTCGGCGCTTCGCTGGCGCAAAGCGGCAACGACGTGATGATCGTCGACGCCTGCGAGCGCGGCTACGGCGTGGCCCAGCGCCTGGGCGTGGACCGCGGCCCGACGCTGCTGCAGGTGGCGCGCCAGGAATGCGCGCTGAACCAGGTCATCCACCCGGTGCCGCAGGGCTTTTCGGTGACGACCATGACCCGTGGCGCCTATCCGTGCACGGGCGCCGAAGAAGCGCGCCGCCTGGCCAAGACCTTCGACGTGCTGGTCAAGCAGGCCGGCAGCATCGTGATGGTCGACGGCGAGTTTTCCGAGGACGGCAGCTTCCCGGTGCCGATCATGGCCAGTTCCGAGATCGTCGTGCAGGTCTCGACCAGCGCCGCCTCGATCACCAATGCGTATGCGCTGATCAAGCGCCTGTCGCAACACCTGGGCCGCCGTCCCTTCGGTATCCTGGTGACGGGCGCGACCGAAGCCGAAGCCAAGGTGGTATACGATAATATGTCATCTGCGGCAACACGTTACCTCGCAGTAACGCTGACGTCGATGGGCTCGGTGCCTGCCGACGAATACCTGCACCGCGCCGCGCGTCTCGGCCGCGCCGTGGTGGACGCGTTCCCGCTGGCGGGCGCTTCGGTGGCCTTCCGCCAACTGGCCGGCCGCTTCGCACGCAGCAATGTCGCGGTGCACGGGCGCGCCGCCTGA